GTAACTAGACAAGCAGCATCAGCTGAAGACATCGTCGCCGTACCTTGTCGCCAGCATGATGTCAATTGAGGGTGCCCGCAATCTGATCTGATCTCGACACGCCGCTTGGATGGCTCGATTGGAAGTTCCGCAGCTGGGCCAAGATGCTAGCTGGGGCCGGAATAATGCGGTGGCCGAGAAAATGGTGGCTGCTGGGCGGCATATGGTGCACGGGCCATCTCCGGCTATTAGGATGGGCTTTCGCTTCCGTCACCTCCTCCAGAACGAAACACCAGCGATCGTGTTCTTTTATCTTGATAAACATCTTCCCCTCTGCAACATCCACAGAGCGTTAATCAACCGCACGAGTATTTTGTTACGGACTAATCAGCCAGGTGTGCGCACAGGCAAAAGACGAAAAACGaccaaaaaaacagagagcgaggaagagagagctgCAGGTGGAGGAAAGCCCTGTTCAGTACACTGCAATTATCTGTTACTCAACACTATTTGATATCAACCGCCCCGCGACGACGTCTGCTGTCTCGACCACAGCACCCGAGTCACGAGCCTCGCCGCAGAACCGAGAGCTGAGAGCCGCTGCCGCCTACTAGAGGCCATTGTTGCGCCCAGCCCCTCGTGCCCAATGCAAGCCCGAAGAGGCCGTGGAAATTCAAGATATTCCCCCCCTTCGTCACGTTAGAGACAGCCCGAGTCCACTCCGCAACAACAGCGCTCCAACAGCAATTTTCGACGACGCGGCGGCCGCCTTCGACGATACAACAGCTACCCGCCTCCCAATCCTCGGCAGGGCTACTACGCTGGCCCCGTCGACCCTGAACCCTTTCATCATCAGTATCCGCAACACACAGCACCTCATCTCATGCCACCCCAGCTCCGGGCCTTCGGCGGCGGGCCCGGCGTCGGCGCGCCTTTCCACCAGCCCGGCTTCCCCTCTCACGGCCAGCCACAGGGAGGGCCTCTGGGCAACCAGTATctcaatgccaatgcccaGTTGAACCCCTTCACGCCGAATAACATCAACTCGTTCAACGCCGCAGCCCTCAATGGCGGCGCTGCCTTCCCCGACACGGGCTTTGGCAGCCAGAGCGCAAGGATGGGGTTTGCGCATGGGCCAGGGGCAACCctccagcagccgcagcatGGCGGCCAGGTGCAGCACAATGCCTTGATGGACCATCCCACATTGCGGACGCAGCCGACTAATAAGGGCCGGATACGCGAAGTCTGGAAACACAAcctcgaggaggagatggccgTGCTAAGAGACATCATTGACAAGTACCCTTATGTAGCCATGGTgagtcttgtcttgtttgagGCGTTGCGAGCccattgttgccattgatgatgatttttgcccttctttttactctttttctttatggAGGATCAATCCCGCTGACCGAGTGGGGTGGTAACCGAAAAAAAGGACACGGAATTTCCTGGCGTTGTAGCAAGGCCCATGGGTGGTTTCAGAGGGAAGAGTGATTACCATTACCAGTGTCTACGGACCAACGTGGATATGCTCAAAGTCATCCAAATCGGCATCACGCTGTTCAACGAAGACGGCGAGACACCACCAGCACGACCGGGTCCTGAGCTGGGACTCAGTGCGGCAGCCAGGCGGCATCTTAACGGGGGCCCATTTCCGTACTCGTGGCAGTTCAACTTCAAATTCTCTCTAAAAGACGACATGTACAACGAGAAGTCGATCGAGTCTCTCCAGCAGGCCGGCATCGACTTTAACCTCCTGGAGCGCGACGGTATCGACCCTCACCAATTTGCCTCTTTATTAATACCGTCGGGTCTGGTATGCTTCGATAACGTCCGATGGATATCCTTCCACGGTGGCTACGACTTTGGCTATCTCACAAAGCTGCTCATTTGCACCCCTCTTCCAAACGATGAGGTGGACTTTGAccacaagatgaagctgtATTTCCCCATGACATATGACGTGAAGCACCTGATGAAGTTTGCCATCAAGCTTCACAACAATGGGATGCTCACCCCCACCGACCCTGGCACCACTGAAATCCTGCAAAAGTTTGAGCACAAGTCGGGCCTGGAGAATATTGCGGAAACTCTCAAGGTTAAGCGCATCGGGTCTGCTCACCAGGCTGGCTCGGATTCCCTGCTGACCGGCAAGGTCTTCTTCCAGATGCGCGACAGAATATTCAACGGTGAGATTCCCGACGACCACCTCGGCAAGGTCTGGGGTCTGGGCATCCCCGACGTCGGCATACCCATGTCAATGATGGGCCAGGGCGGCGATCAGAACGGCAACACTCCCAGCACTCCCAACACGGGCACGGCGCATCTCGCGACGACTCCGGCTCAGAGCCACAACACGAATGGCCTGCCCAATATGGGGCCCATGACTCccggtggaggaggcggcgttTTTGGTAATTTTGCATTTGGAGGGAACGGCAGATAGGGTCCTGCCCGGGAGCATATGTCATCCTATAATTGAAAGAtgacctctttttttctcttttccctttgcttttACATATCTATCGGTCCTATTTTTGGGTCTTTGTGTGCTTATAGCAGCTCTTTATATCTCCCTTTCACTCTCCaaatcttcttttctgtccTCCAAAAGCTTTTGACTTTCACTACTATACTATTGTAGCCCGGAAGGCAAaagcggaagaagaagaagagcagaaagTGGACAGAGGCGTTAGACAGGCTTACTTAGTAACCCTTGCAAAACGGCTTTCGTTTTTCATGTCTTGTCTCGTTACTGGTTTTGCGTCCCTCCACACCTCACTTGTATTCTCTGGTTTTTATTCATCTTGATGTTAACACAGTTCGGAATGGGAACGGGGAAATGGAATTTTAGGGTGGGAGCAAACTGAAATGACAAAAAACGGGGTGGCGATGGGGAGTTTTTCTCCTTCCTTCTATGGAGGTTTTGCTTGATGATTATGTAGTTGGAACTTCTTGCAAGGGAGAGACGGAGGGGGattaaaaaacaaaaagaatgGGAAGAGGCGAAATGCTGTTACACAGAGACAACTAAACTGGCGAGGGTTGAATTCGCCGTGTTGCTTTTTGCGATATGGTGGGGATGGCTTGTTTGTGTGGTGGATGTATTGAGggagcttttcttttttgttcaagGGATTGGGTCAAGGAACATGGTATGCGTGTTCTGTGTATTGTATGGTACTTTTGGAGGGCCAAGGGAGGAAATTCAAcgttttttgcttttcttgtCTGCCCCTTTTTATTCATTGACCTTACGATGACGAGATGTTATGGCACACGGTTGAAACATGATATGGCAAAAGAGGTGATTATTGAATGACTTGTCAAGAATACTCAAAAGTCATACTTTAAAATAACACAACACCCTGGCTAAAGAATAAAacaagaaagcaaaagaagcagtTGTACAATCCCGCAATAAAATGCCCATGCTGTGAATCTGAAAGTACcaaccaaaaacaaaaccattAAACCAACTAACCATTTCCTAATGCCCAAGAACTATCATGCCAAGTCAACAAAAAGGAGGGAGAAACAACAGTCTCCATATCCACACGCGAAGTGAAAGAATAATAGCAAAAGCAGCACAGAAACTCAAGTGATAAACACcttcttgagcagctcgttAAAGAAAACCTCCCCAGTAATGGGATCCTTGACCATGCTAGGCGGCAAGCCCGACTTCCTGGCATAGTCATCCAAACGCTCTTTACCATACACCCTGCCGTTTGGAAGCAAGAAGAGGTCATGTTCAACGTGGCTCTTCGTGTGATGCGCATAAGGCACATTCCGAGCCAAATCGTTGAGCTCAGTCGAGCAAATAGGACAAACGCCGTGACCTAGCGTCGAAGATCCCGCCTCGTTGTAAGCGTCGTCTGGATTCGACGAGTGGCAGGCCGGTGTTTTGAGGGCCGACAGTCCCGAGGACAGGGCAACGTGCAGCAGCGGCACGGACGGCAATGCGAGAAGGCTGTTGTGCGCAGTTGTGAAGACGTCGGCGAGCTCGTTCCAGCGAGAGGCCTTGTACAGATCGCTGTAGATGCCGGTTGTGGTGCCGTCTGGGGGGATGGCCAGAAGGCCGCATGCCTGCTTGACCTCCTTAGGGTACGTTTTCCAGTAGGGCATGAGATATTTTCTGGCGTGGGCAATAGCCTCGTTGTCTGAATGTGTGCGGATGAGCTCAATGTATTGCTGCATTCGCAGCATGAATTCCAGCTTGCTCTGCCACATTGGTTAGTATATGGATGTATCAACAGGGGAATAAAAGCATGGATAGCGCAGCACGACTTACATCCATCTTGCGCAGTTCCTTTTTATTCTCCGTACACCAAGCCAACGCCTCGACAACGCTCTGATTCAGCAACGCCTCCCGAATCCGACTCATGGCAACAAACGTCTCGACGTCAACAAGATTCTCCATGCCCTTCTCGCTCGCCAACTCCTTCGCACTGTTGTTGTAGCCGTGTCTCAAAAGGTAGTCGGTCAACAATCGATCCAGCCGCTTCCTGCTCCAAGCCTCGTACTTTACGTCGTCGACGCTCTGCATCGTGTACAGCTCATTAAGGTGCTGGATCCGCGCCGCCGTCTGCTCGTGCAAACgcccttcttcctcggcacAGGCACCGAGCTTGCGCTTGACGCCTCGCATACGGCTAATCATGGAGTCTAGATTCTTGAGCACATCTTGTTGTGAGGCTTTGCCGGCGATGGCTGCGGTCGCTGATTCTTTGAGGAGGGACTTGAGCGACGAGGTGTCCTTCTCGATGGTGAAGTGTGCAGCGCGGAAGTTCTTGCGGAGAAGTTCGTGGGGGAGACGTAAGAGGGGTTGATCctgggagagagatggatgcaTCAGCAATCGGGGATCAttcagaggcagaggaagcTTTGAAATGAGGAGCAGTGACTATTGAGGATGGGGATGAGCTTACCAAGAGCAGGTGGTCACTGTGTTTGATGCTCGAGTTCTCGTGGTCCGCCATTTTGGAGGCCGCAGGTTCGGACGATAGCGGTGCAGTATGATATATTTTGTTTCCAAATTCTTTCTTCTGGTTCGAGTGTCAAAATTGAATGAGCGGCGGCCAGCTGGTGAAGAGgtaagaaagaagatgagctgcGGTTGGGAGAGGAAGCGAGAGCGGATGTCTGGGGGAGCTTATCGATACGCGGCAGTGATGCGATGTCACCACCAAATGGGGCTAGATTCAGTAGTGCAGGGTAGCTCTGGGGAGGATTTGATGCACTTACACATTCACTTAAGTGAGAGACACAGGCAAGCGGAGGTGAGAAAAAGCGAGATTGCAAAATGAACGAGTGCATTCATTCAGTAATGTAAGCACTCGACTGGCTCATTAAGTGGTGCTTTATAGGGAAATGCCCAGTATTTAACCAGCACCTAAATTTTACGATATAACTACGATAGCATTTCCCAGAGAAAATATTAATGTAACtgcagttactagagaattataatataatagtagctactagagaaatgtagatatagtagtaagTATTAGcgaaatatagctatagtaaCAGATACCTTAAAAGCAGGTGTACAATTTACCACGtgggtgttcgaaatcttctcggTCTCGGGTTTTCTGTCCTTCGCTTGGCAGGGTGGCAGAATAGATGATGCACTTATACATTCACTTGATTGAGAGAGACAGGTTGCTAAATATCCATTCTCGATTTTATGTATACCATCTAATGCCCAATTATTACTATAAACCTGCAATCATAAACATCCTTCATCTAATCATACCCCATCTATCCATCTATCCACGACGGCAAAATACCCTTTTCACAAATCCCTTCACACGAGATCTCATCCCTTGCCTAATGGTAGACTTCTCGCTGGGTGTCCCCAAGTCTTCCTCAACTTCAGCCTCAGCATTCTTCCGCTCAAGCTCTTTCTCCAGCTctttctccagctccttgatcCGCCTCGTCTGCTCATTGAAAAGCATCCTCAACACACTAGTCCTGAGCTCTATACGACTGGCCATGTACATCGGGCTGTGAAATGCGAGGTGATCCAAGTCTTCCCAAGTATCGTGGATTTGCTCGGGAGTCAGACTGGGAAGTTGATACGTTTCCTCCCAGCTGAATTCCTGTAGATCCTCTTTTAGATCTACATCCTTAAACCACTTAACGACGTCCAGGATTCCGTGGAAATCAACATTCCATTTGAGCAGCCTCTTTTTGTGCGGTGGGAGAACTCTGACCAGTTTTGTGAAGTTGTTCCTGATTTCCTTCGGGACCTCTGCAGTCCCGTACCTTTCCTCGAATAACTCCTCGATGGAATGGTACATTTCCAATGCTTCGGCGCGAGTACAAGTCAAGAATTTGCGCTTCGTGACCATGGGGACAGCCTGAGGCGCACGCAGGCCACGTTCGACTTTTTTGTCATCATTATTCCAGACCGTGTACTGTCCGTATGTGCCCTGGAAGaaattctcttcttcttctttatcatcatcgtcttcaccATCCCTTGGATCATGACGATTTTTTTCATTTTGTTCCTCGTCTCCAGTATGTCGTTCGACTCCAGTATACTCGTCGTCTCCAGTATACTCTTCGACTTGAGTGTTTTTTCCGACTTGAATGTCTTTTTCATCTTGGGTACACCCTTTGTCATGAGTATACTCTGCGTCTCCAATATTCTCTTTGTACTGAGTATACTTCTGATCTCTAGAGTACACCCCACGACGGACAGACTCTCTGACTGAAGAATGCTGCTGACGTTTCGCTCTTCGTATATGCTCCGTCAAAGTGTCTGGCGCCACCGGGCGAGGGAATGGATACGCGGCAAGATCAAACCGGCGACGGAATCTTTGTGGAGCCATTGTTGCTTATTGAATAGTAGACGATGAACACTGAATTGGCGTGAAAGCTAGCCTCTGGATAATCCTCGTACTGATTGATATTGATAAAACCGTAGTGGATGCAAACAAGTATATTGTGAAAGTGTGCAATTgtagaagagaagaaacaacaGGATAGAAGGCCGGGCGATATCCCATACTTATagaagagcaaaacaaaCCCAAAAAAGCCCCAAACAACTCGGAATATTGCGATAAAAGACTTTAAAGATAACTGAACTATAAGACTGAAGACTATTGGGATATCCTATGCGCCACCACAGCTTCTTGACTTCGTTCTGTGAGATTTAACTTTAGGAGCATGACTTATCAGTGTATATACCTCTTCATTTACACTACCGATACTTTTAATGCTTCTATGAAGTATATTAGTCTTACTGAACTGCACGCTGGGGCATAGTTTTATTGAACCGATCGCTGGGATATTGGACTAGTTATTACAACTTCACTCGACTTCATCAATGTACCTAGGGAAACATCAGCCATCACCACAAGCCCGCTATCCAGAGTCCCATA
The sequence above is drawn from the Trichoderma breve strain T069 chromosome 5, whole genome shotgun sequence genome and encodes:
- a CDS encoding CAF1 family ribonuclease domain-containing protein, whose product is MPPQLRAFGGGPGYLNANAQLNPFTPNNINSFNAAALNGGAAFPDTGFGSQSARMGFAHGPGATLQQPQHGGQVQHNALMDHPTLRTQPTNKGRIREVWKHNLEEEMAVLRDIIDKYPYVAMDTEFPGVVARPMGGFRGKSDYHYQCLRTNVDMLKVIQIGITLFNEDGETPPARPGPELGLSAAARRHLNGGPFPYSWQFNFKFSLKDDMYNEKSIESLQQAGIDFNLLERDGIDPHQFASLLIPSGLVCFDNVRWISFHGGYDFGYLTKLLICTPLPNDEVDFDHKMKLYFPMTYDVKHLMKFAIKLHNNGMLTPTDPGTTEILQKFEHKSGLENIAETLKVKRIGSAHQAGSDSLLTGKVFFQMRDRIFNGEIPDDHLGKVWGLGIPDVGIPMSMMGQGGDQNGNTPSTPNTGTAHLATTPAQSHNTNGLPNMGPMTPGGGGGVFGNFAFGGNGR